One Candidatus Micrarchaeia archaeon genomic window carries:
- the ispF gene encoding 2-C-methyl-D-erythritol 2,4-cyclodiphosphate synthase: MEYKIGTGTDSHRFVSEGPNELTSGKFTMILPKIEGNLFHLGGVNIPNIEVIANSDGDVVYHALYDAISSAMEGKSIGVEFPNDSGPSEKFLLSIKKQMEEKGYKINNISIVIECKKPRITPIEEEIKENLARIFEINKNQIGITAKSGEELTAFGRGEGAEAIVTVLLKQV, translated from the coding sequence ATGGAATATAAAATTGGAACAGGAACAGATTCCCATAGATTTGTTTCAGAAGGGCCAAATGAATTAACTTCTGGAAAATTTACAATGATATTACCTAAAATTGAAGGTAATTTATTTCACTTAGGTGGAGTTAATATACCAAACATTGAAGTTATTGCTAATTCTGATGGAGATGTTGTTTATCATGCTCTTTATGATGCAATATCAAGCGCTATGGAAGGAAAATCAATAGGTGTTGAATTCCCAAATGATTCTGGCCCAAGTGAAAAATTTCTTTTATCAATAAAAAAACAAATGGAAGAAAAAGGATATAAGATAAATAACATAAGTATTGTAATTGAATGTAAAAAACCAAGAATAACTCCTATTGAAGAAGAAATAAAAGAAAATTTAGCACGTATTTTTGAAATAAACAAAAATCAAATAGGGATTACTGCAAAATCTGGTGAAGAATTAACTGCTTTTGGACGCGGAGAAGGTGCTGAAGCAATTGTAACTGTTTTATTAAAACAGGTTTAA